In Anolis carolinensis isolate JA03-04 unplaced genomic scaffold, rAnoCar3.1.pri scaffold_14, whole genome shotgun sequence, the following proteins share a genomic window:
- the gal3st3 gene encoding galactose-3-O-sulfotransferase 3, with translation MSYSLLHGPKMISRKKGFLLLILAFSTVTLLFRQSAHLSWFPKSSPFGCGPLLSSRPKHTAVAFLKTHKTASSTVQNLLFRFAERHNVTVALPHHACDHQFCYPRNFSARFVHPYTLPPRVIASHLRFNGGELRRLMPNDTIYITILREPVGMFESLFSYYNQYCPAFKRVPNGSMEAFLDEPYRYYRPHEKFAMYAHNTMVYDLGGDPERNPDHDPAYLPRFVRQVESIFSLVMLAEYFDESLVLLRRLLAWDLEDVLYVKLNMRSPESKLNITSPHLVEQIRAWNALDARLYDHFNATFWRKMGEVGQDCVRKEVRALRQACGRLAQHCFGGQPQLRPAMQIKNKELRPWQPSAKVDIVGYDLPGSGPPSDELCLKLVMPEVQYSRYLLRKQSLKNRRRAAAHRSLSPRGLLRPPRHPVTKVA, from the exons ATGAGCTACAGCCTGCTCCACGGCCCCAAGATGATCTCTCGCAAGAagggcttcctcctcctcatcctggcCTTCAGCACAGTCACGTTGCTCTTCCGCCAAAGCGCCCACCTCAGCTG GTTCCCAAAGTCTTCCCCCTTCGGCTGCGGCCCACTGCTCTCCTCGCGGCCCAAGCACACCGCCGTGGCCTTCCTGAAGACCCACAAGACAGCCAGCTCCACAGTCCAGAACCTGCTCTTCCGCTTTGCCGAGCGGCACAACGTGACGGTGGCACTGCCCCACCACGCTTGCGACCACCAGTTCTGCTACCCCCGCAACTTCTCGGCCCGCTTTGTGCACCCTTACACGCTCCCGCCGCGGGTCATCGCCAGCCACCTGCGCTTCAACGGCGGGGAGCTGCGCCGCCTCATGCCCAACGACACCATCTACATCACCATCTTGCGTGAGCCGGTGGGCATGTTTGAGTCCCTCTTCAGCTACTACAACCAGTATTGCCCGGCCTTCAAGCGCGTGCCCAACGGTTCCATGGAGGCCTTCCTGGACGAGCCATACCGCTATTACCGCCCGCACGAGAAGTTTGCCATGTACGCTCACAACACCATGGTGTACGACCTCGGCGGCGACCCCGAGCGCAACCCGGACCACGATCCGGCTTACTTGCCGAGGTTCGTCCGCCAAGTTGAAAGCATCTTCTCCTTGGTCATGTTGGCCGAGTACTTTGACGAGTCCTTGGTCCTCCTCCGCCGGCTCTTGGCGTGGGATCTGGAGGACGTCTTGTATGTTAAGCTGAACATGCGCAGCCCCGAGTCCAAGCTCAACATCACCTCTCCCCACTTGGTGGAACAGATCCGGGCCTGGAATGCCCTGGACGCCCGGCTCTACGACCACTTCAATGCCACTTTCTGGCGGAAGATGGGCGAAGTGGGGCAGGATTGCGTCCGGAAGGAGGTGCGGGCCCTGCGCCAGGCTTGTGGGCGCCTGGCCCAGCACTGCTTTGGTGGACAGCCCCAGCTGCGCCCAGCCATGCAGATCAAGAACAAGGAGCTGCGGCCTTGGCAGCCCAGTGCCAAGGTGGACATCGTGGGCTACGACCTCCCCGGGTCGGGGCCGCCTTCCGACGAACTGTGCCTCAAGCTGGTCATGCCTGAAGTCCAGTATTCCCGCTACTTGTTGAGGAAACAGAGCTTGAAGAACCGGCGGAGGGCCGCGGCACACCGGTCACTCTCGCCCCGGGGACTGCTGCGGCCTCCCAGGCATCCGGTCACCAAAGTGGCCTGA